A single region of the Saprospiraceae bacterium genome encodes:
- the dapA gene encoding 4-hydroxy-tetrahydrodipicolinate synthase — MKLQFKGTGVALVTPFLHKAIDYEKLEQLIEFVIQGGVDYIVSLGTTGEAITLSTQECRDVLSFTIRCNNGRVPIVAGYFGSNYTEKLVEKIKTFDFEGVDAIMSSSPAYSKPSQEGIYQHYMEIEKASPRPIIIYNVPGRTSSNVSAETTLRLAHSSKKFVAVKEASGNLEQAMKILKNRPDNFLVLSGDDPLTLPLMSVGADGAISVIANVYPQQFSQMVRAGLEGDWETARNLNFELLDVHPWLYIEGNPVGIKAAMEIQKLCTRDVRIPLVPLSDTNYNHLQQAMAKVRTIQAVG; from the coding sequence ATGAAGCTACAATTTAAGGGCACCGGTGTCGCCTTGGTTACGCCATTTTTGCATAAAGCCATCGATTACGAAAAACTGGAACAACTCATTGAGTTTGTCATCCAGGGTGGCGTCGATTATATCGTATCCCTTGGCACGACTGGCGAGGCCATTACCCTTAGTACCCAGGAATGCCGCGATGTACTGAGTTTTACCATTCGCTGCAACAATGGCAGGGTCCCTATCGTTGCGGGCTATTTCGGTAGTAATTATACCGAAAAACTGGTCGAAAAAATTAAAACTTTCGATTTCGAGGGCGTAGACGCCATTATGTCCAGCAGCCCAGCTTATAGCAAACCTAGCCAAGAGGGGATCTATCAACACTACATGGAAATCGAGAAAGCGAGCCCCCGCCCCATCATTATCTATAATGTTCCCGGACGAACCAGCTCCAATGTAAGCGCCGAGACCACCCTGCGCCTGGCTCATAGCAGTAAAAAATTCGTAGCGGTCAAAGAGGCTTCCGGCAACCTGGAACAAGCCATGAAAATCCTCAAAAATAGACCCGACAACTTCCTCGTCCTCTCCGGCGACGATCCCCTTACCCTGCCCTTGATGTCCGTTGGGGCAGATGGCGCCATCTCCGTCATCGCCAATGTTTATCCACAGCAATTCTCGCAAATGGTCCGCGCTGGCCTCGAAGGCGATTGGGAAACCGCCCGCAACCTCAATTTCGAGTTGCTCGATGTCCACCCATGGCTCTATATCGAAGGCAACCCCGTCGGTATCAAAGCCGCTATGGAAATCCAAAAGCTATGCACCAGAGACGTTCGCATTCCCCTCGTCCCCTTGTCCGATACCAATTACAATCACCTCCAACAAGCCATGGCCAAAGTCCGAACCATCCAGGCAGTAGGCTAA
- a CDS encoding acetyl-CoA carboxylase carboxyltransferase subunit alpha: protein MVFLDFETPLEKLYEQLEKIQQVGEEGIVDVSTTIKELENKIKNTRKEIYSNLSGWQKVQLSRHPERPYTLYYIQQMCKKFVELHGDRYFKDDKAIVGGLGNIDGQTVVILGHQKGVNTKMRQYRNFGMANPEGYRKALRLMKIAERFNFPVICLIDTPGAFPGIEAEERGQAEAIARNLFEMAQLKVPIVCVVIGEGASGGAIGIGLGDRVFMLENTWYSVIAPESCSSILWRSWDFKEQAAEALKLTADHMHEFGLIDDIIKEPLGGAHTAPEEMAKMLKRQIKKTITELLEMNPEERIEARINKYANMGVYDVVKEGVVVEEPK from the coding sequence ATGGTTTTTTTGGATTTTGAAACGCCGCTAGAGAAGTTATACGAACAGTTAGAGAAAATCCAACAGGTTGGAGAAGAAGGGATTGTGGATGTGTCTACGACCATCAAAGAGTTGGAAAATAAGATTAAGAACACGCGAAAGGAAATTTATAGCAACCTCAGTGGTTGGCAAAAAGTGCAACTGTCACGCCACCCTGAACGCCCCTATACGCTATATTATATCCAGCAGATGTGCAAAAAGTTTGTAGAGCTGCATGGCGATCGCTATTTTAAAGATGATAAAGCAATTGTGGGTGGACTAGGTAATATCGATGGCCAAACGGTGGTCATTCTCGGACACCAAAAGGGCGTCAATACCAAAATGCGCCAATACCGCAATTTTGGCATGGCCAACCCCGAAGGCTACCGCAAGGCCCTGCGCCTCATGAAAATAGCCGAACGATTTAACTTCCCCGTCATCTGCCTCATCGATACCCCGGGTGCTTTTCCGGGTATTGAAGCCGAAGAACGGGGCCAGGCTGAAGCCATCGCTCGCAACCTGTTTGAAATGGCGCAGCTCAAAGTACCCATCGTCTGCGTAGTCATTGGTGAAGGGGCCTCCGGTGGAGCCATCGGCATCGGCCTCGGCGATCGGGTCTTTATGCTCGAAAACACCTGGTATTCTGTGATCGCGCCAGAGTCCTGCTCCTCCATCCTTTGGCGTAGCTGGGACTTCAAAGAGCAAGCCGCCGAAGCCCTGAAACTGACCGCCGATCATATGCACGAATTTGGCCTGATCGATGACATTATCAAAGAACCACTAGGTGGCGCCCATACCGCCCCCGAAGAAATGGCAAAAATGCTCAAGCGCCAAATCAAAAAAACGATCACCGAATTGCTTGAAATGAACCCCGAGGAAAGAATTGAAGCAAGAATCAATAAATACGCTAACATGGGCGTTTATGATGTGGTGAAAGAAGGCGTAGTAGTGGAAGAACCCAAATAG